The genomic segment AGCACGGCCAGCGCCGCGACCGCGTACAGCAGCCCGCCGACGGCCATCAGGATCAGGGCGCCGACGGCCACCACGACGGGCGTGGGTCGCCGGGCGGGCGCTGCCGGCCCGGCCGGCGGCCACGTCGACCCGCCCGGGTACGGGACCGGCCCGGCCGCTCCCGTAGCTAACGACCCCATCGGGTACGGATTCATCACGCGCTACCTGTCCATCGATTACGATCGCCGCCGTCCGGACCGGCCGTCAGTCGGTGATACGGCGCGGTCCCCCCGCAGGTTCCTGGGAGGAACCTACCGGGGGGACCGGGATGCCGGGAGCCGACCGAGGTCAGCGGTTCGGCGGGTTGGGCCCGGACGGGTCGCCGGGCGGCGGCGGGTAACCGGGATCGCCACCCGGCGGCGGCTGGCCGGGCGTGCCACCCGACGGCGGATAGCCGGGGTCGCCGCCCGACGGCGGGTAGCCCGGCGCGCCGCCCTGCGACGGGTAGCCCGGCGCGCCGCCCTGCGACGGGTAGCCCGGCGCGCCGCCCTGCGACGGGTAGCCCGGCGCGCCGCCCTGCGGGGCCGGCGGGTAACCCGGGTAGGTCCCACCCGGCACCGGCGGTTCCCAGGCCGCCTGCGGCTTGCGGAAGAACTCGTTGGACGGCGGCAGGGCCAGCAGCACCACGGCCACCAGCAGGACGATCAGTGCGATCACGTTGGTGATCATGCCGACCGGCTCGACCCAGCCCGGCAGGGCCTCGTTCATCATCTCGGTGACCTCGGCGCCGCTGGGCGCGTCGCCCGTGCTGCCGGTGGTGCCGACGTTGCCCACCGCACTTCCGCCGACGCCGAGCCCGGCGCAGCAGAGGCCCAGCGCGCCGAACACCCAGGTGACGATCCGGGACGCGTTGCGACCCCGGTTGTTGAAGAGGCCGAGGGCCACGAAGGCGGCCGCGAAGAGCAACTGCAGGACCGCCCCGCCGACGCCGAACGCCGTGACGACTCCTTCAGTGCCCTCCAGGTCGGTGCCGGCGTAGGCGTCCCGGTAGACGTCGCTGACGGTGCCGAGGGTGCTCAGCGAGACGACGGCACCCAAGGCGAAGACGGCAGCCACCAGATAGAGCAGGTAGCTGGAGATTGTGACGCTGCTCGGGCGGGCTTTCGCCGCCGGAGCAGCCGGATTGTTCGGGTCCGACACGGCCATCCTTCCCTGATCTCTTTCAATCGGGATCTCTAGATCGGAAACCACCGTATCGGTACCCCACCACCGGTGCTGGGCAAACCGCCGGCCGGCAGCCGCGCCATCAGTAGTTGCGCCACTCGACCCGGGCGTACTCGAGGACCCGGGGGTGCAGCAGGGTCGACTCCTCGACGGCCACCCGCCGCCGGTCCGCCGGGAAGTTCGCCGCCGCCCGCAGGGTCGCGGAGTCCAGGAACCGCAGCGGCGGCGCGTCCGCCGGCACGGTGAGCGCCGGTGGCCGGGCACCGGGGGCGGCCAGCACGAATCCCCAGTCGCCGAAGGACGGCACGTCGACGTGGTAGGGCACGGTGGCGAAACCCGCCACCTGCAGCGACCGCTCGATGCACCAGAAGGAACGCGGCGCGAAGTACGGCGATCCGCTCTGCACCACGACCCGCGCGTCGTCGGCCAACACCGCCCGGACCAGGGAGTAGAACTCGACCGAGTAGAGCTTCGCGGTCGCCGTCTCGTCCGGGTCGGGCAGGTCGATGATCACCGAGTCGAACCGGTCCGCCGCCGTCCGGAGCCAGCCGAACGCGTCGGTGTGCACCAACCGGACCCGCGGGTCGTCGAAGGCCCCGCCGTTCAACGCCCGCAACTGCGGCTCGGCGCGGGCCAGCGCCACCACCGCCGGGTCCAGCTCCACCACCGTCACGCTCGCCACGTCCGGGTAACGCAGCACCTCACGGACGGCCAGCCCGTCCCCGGCGCCCAGCACCAGCACCGAGCCGCGGCTGCCGGCGAGCGCGGGATGCACCAGGGCCTCGTGGTAGCGGTACTCGTCCACCGAGCTGAACTGCAGGTCACCGTTGAGGTAGAGCCGCAGGTCGGCCTCGCCGCGGGCGGTGCCGGTGCCGCTGCGGGTGAGCACGATGTCCTGGTAGCGGCTGCGTTCGGCGTGCACCACCGGATCGCGGTACAGCCGCTGCCGGGCGGTCACCTCGAAGTCGGCGGCCACCGCGTAGGCGTACCCGAGACAGAGCAGGACCGCGACGGAGCCGGCGCCGAGCGCGGCGCGCGACCGGCCGGTCAGCTCCCGTCGGAAGACGGTGAAGACCAGCAGTACGCCGGCGAGCGCGTTCACCGCGCCGACCACCAGCGCACCCCGCAACTGCCCGAAGACCGGGATCAGCACGAACGGGAAGGCGAGGCCGCCCAGCAGGGCGCCGACGTAGTCGGCGGCGAACAGGTCGGCCACCGCGCTGCCGGCCGACTGGGCGCGGATCCGCTGCAGCAACACCATCAGCAGTGGGATCTCCGCCCCGATGAGCAGACCCAGCACCAACGCGGTCACCACCAGGGCCGGCCCGTAGAGGTCCAGCCAGGCGAACGCGGCGTAGAGGCCGAGCACCGACAAGCCGCCGAGCAGCGCCAGGGTCAGCTCCACCACCGCGAATCCGACCGTTGCCCGGGACTGCAGCGGCTTGGCGGCGAGCGCGCCGAGCCCCATCGCGAAGACCATCACGCCGAGCACGATCGACGCCTGCCCGACGGTGTCCCCGATCAGGTAGCTGCCGAGCGCGACGAGCGCCAACTCGTAGACCAGGCCGCAGGCCGCACAGACGAAGACCGCGGCGAGCACCGCCGAGCGGGCCACCCGCCACCGCACCCGGACCGGCGGTTCGGCCTGGTCGGTGCTCATCGGCGCCCGGTGCCCGGGGCGCGGCGCTGATGGCGCCGTTCGAACCAGCCGATCGCCAGCAGCAGCAGGGTGACCACCAGCAGAGCGGCACCGCCGGCCAGGTACGACCAGCGGTCCCGCCAGAAGTCGCTGCCGGCGGCGGGCAGCGGGCTCGGTTCGGCCAGGCCCGGTCCGGGGGTGCCGGCCGGTCCGGTGGTCGAGGTCGCCGCCGGTGCCGGCGGAACCAGTCCCGCCTCGGCGGCCAGCAGCGGCAGGAACACCGCCGCCCGGCAGATCGCCCAGCCGGGCTCGTCGAGGAACGCGTCGGCGTCCACCCCGAGCCGGTCCAGGCCGGCGACGTAGCCGGCGCTGGAGACCCCCTCGCTGGCGGTCACCCGCACGCTCGCCCAGTCGTTGCGCTCGCTGCTCGCCGGGGTGTAGATGACCTGAGCCTCCACAAGCAGCCAGCGGGGGCAGCGGGTCGGGTTGGCGTCCACCGGGATCCCGTCGCCCAGGTTCGAGCCGACACTTATCGCGTCGAGGTAATCGTCGCGCAGCCGCCAGCCGTAGCAGATTCCCTGGCTCTCGGCCGCCCGGGTGAGCACCGCGACGGTGTCGGCCCGCTCGGTCCCGGTCGGCGCCGGAACGGCGGTGCTGTCGTCCCGGCCGACCGTGGTCACCACGCAGGCGACCAGGGCCGCCAGGCAGACCAGCACCACCGCGGCGACCTTGAGCCCGTTGGCGGTCCGCTTGTCCGGCGTGCTCCGGTTGGCCGCCGCCCGCTTCGCCGGCCGGGATCCGGCAGGTGTCGGGTTCGGCCGGGTCATCAGCTGATCGCGGCGGCGATGACCGCCCCGGTGGCCAGGTGTATCACCGCGGAGACCCAGACCGCCGGGTGCGGCTGCGGGTCGACCAGGATCTGCCCCAGCTTGCCCGGCGTGATGATGTCCAGCAGCAGGAACGA from the Solwaraspora sp. WMMD1047 genome contains:
- a CDS encoding polyamine aminopropyltransferase, producing MSTDQAEPPVRVRWRVARSAVLAAVFVCAACGLVYELALVALGSYLIGDTVGQASIVLGVMVFAMGLGALAAKPLQSRATVGFAVVELTLALLGGLSVLGLYAAFAWLDLYGPALVVTALVLGLLIGAEIPLLMVLLQRIRAQSAGSAVADLFAADYVGALLGGLAFPFVLIPVFGQLRGALVVGAVNALAGVLLVFTVFRRELTGRSRAALGAGSVAVLLCLGYAYAVAADFEVTARQRLYRDPVVHAERSRYQDIVLTRSGTGTARGEADLRLYLNGDLQFSSVDEYRYHEALVHPALAGSRGSVLVLGAGDGLAVREVLRYPDVASVTVVELDPAVVALARAEPQLRALNGGAFDDPRVRLVHTDAFGWLRTAADRFDSVIIDLPDPDETATAKLYSVEFYSLVRAVLADDARVVVQSGSPYFAPRSFWCIERSLQVAGFATVPYHVDVPSFGDWGFVLAAPGARPPALTVPADAPPLRFLDSATLRAAANFPADRRRVAVEESTLLHPRVLEYARVEWRNY